The following proteins are encoded in a genomic region of Microbacterium sp. NC79:
- a CDS encoding ABC transporter ATP-binding protein — translation MTETPLLQVTDLHTKLQTARGMLRAVDGVSFTLKAGETLGVVGESGSGKSVLGRTVMGLITSNATSEVTGSVLLDGQNIHDMSPKQLRSIWGTKVGMVFQDPMTALNPVKKVGMHLTEGLRAHSGMNKAEARAAALDMLARVGIPAPERRFDQFPHEMSGGMRQRVVIAMALVNKPKLLIADEPTTALDVTVQRQILDLLDELQDEMGMATILVSHNLGVVAGRADRVAVMYGGRFVETAEAEELFDEPRHRYTNALLHAIPQLADAPHARLDAIAGTPPNMVNPPTGCRFAARCQAVQPECSNPLDLLTDQRTHQWACVNPVR, via the coding sequence ATGACCGAAACTCCACTCCTGCAGGTCACCGATCTGCACACCAAGCTACAGACAGCGCGCGGCATGCTGCGTGCGGTTGACGGCGTCTCGTTCACGCTCAAGGCCGGTGAGACACTCGGCGTTGTCGGTGAGTCTGGCTCGGGCAAGAGCGTTCTGGGACGCACCGTGATGGGACTCATCACCTCGAACGCCACGTCCGAGGTGACAGGCAGTGTGCTGCTCGATGGGCAGAACATCCACGACATGTCTCCGAAGCAGCTGCGCTCAATCTGGGGTACCAAGGTCGGCATGGTCTTCCAAGACCCCATGACGGCGCTCAACCCGGTGAAGAAGGTCGGCATGCACCTCACCGAGGGGCTCCGGGCGCACAGCGGTATGAACAAGGCAGAAGCGCGTGCTGCTGCCCTCGACATGCTCGCTCGCGTCGGCATTCCCGCTCCTGAGCGTCGCTTCGATCAGTTTCCGCACGAGATGTCTGGTGGCATGCGCCAGCGCGTCGTGATTGCGATGGCGCTCGTCAACAAGCCGAAGCTTCTCATCGCTGACGAGCCGACTACGGCTCTTGATGTCACCGTGCAGCGCCAGATTCTGGATCTGCTCGACGAACTCCAGGACGAAATGGGCATGGCCACGATTCTGGTTAGCCACAACCTTGGCGTCGTCGCCGGCCGCGCTGACCGCGTGGCCGTGATGTACGGTGGCCGTTTTGTCGAGACCGCCGAAGCCGAAGAGCTGTTTGATGAGCCGCGTCACCGTTACACCAACGCACTGCTGCACGCGATTCCGCAGTTGGCAGACGCGCCACATGCACGTCTGGATGCCATCGCAGGCACGCCGCCGAACATGGTCAACCCGCCGACAGGCTGCCGCTTTGCCGCCCGCTGCCAGGCTGTACAGCCGGAGTGTAGTAACCCGCTCGATCTATTGACCGACCAGCGCACCCACCAGTGGGCGTGCGTGAATCCGGTGAGGTAA
- a CDS encoding ABC transporter ATP-binding protein, protein MPLTESTTQSVLKHGANEPVLAVDNLVVTFPVRGGQVSAVADVTFEVREGETLGILGESGCGKSSAGRAVMQIPSPTSGSVRLDGRELTGLTRKQLRTDRAAMQMIFQDPVSSLNPRRKVKDLVAEGRRIRGEKVSDAEIRQLLTEVGLDPDTVWDRRPHELSGGQCQRVCIARALMMRPRLMICDEPVSSLDVSVQAQILNLLEDAKTEHALSMVFIAHDLAVVKNISDRVMIMYLGKVCEVVPSDTLVTEAVHPYTKLLLSSVPGAEDDVPVPAGELPSPLNPPSGCRFRTRCPFATEKCAADEPALETIAPDHQIACHYARELMNA, encoded by the coding sequence ATGCCGTTGACAGAATCGACCACGCAGAGCGTGCTCAAGCACGGTGCAAACGAGCCCGTTCTTGCCGTCGACAACCTCGTTGTCACCTTCCCTGTGCGCGGCGGACAGGTCAGCGCCGTAGCCGACGTCACGTTCGAAGTTCGCGAGGGGGAGACCCTCGGCATCCTCGGCGAGTCCGGCTGCGGAAAGTCCAGTGCCGGCCGCGCCGTCATGCAGATCCCGTCGCCGACCTCTGGTTCCGTTCGCCTCGATGGCCGGGAACTCACCGGCCTCACGCGCAAGCAACTGCGCACGGATCGTGCCGCGATGCAGATGATCTTCCAAGACCCGGTGTCGTCGCTGAACCCGCGCCGCAAGGTCAAGGATCTCGTCGCTGAAGGTCGCCGCATTCGCGGTGAGAAGGTCAGCGACGCCGAAATTCGGCAGCTCCTCACGGAGGTGGGCCTTGACCCTGACACCGTGTGGGATCGTCGCCCGCACGAGCTCAGCGGTGGTCAGTGCCAGCGCGTGTGCATTGCACGTGCGCTCATGATGCGCCCGCGCCTGATGATCTGTGACGAACCGGTGTCGAGCCTCGACGTGTCTGTGCAGGCACAGATCCTGAACCTTCTGGAAGATGCAAAGACCGAACACGCGCTCAGCATGGTGTTCATCGCGCACGACCTCGCCGTGGTGAAGAACATCAGCGACCGTGTCATGATCATGTACCTCGGCAAGGTATGCGAAGTGGTTCCGTCTGACACCCTCGTTACCGAAGCTGTGCACCCGTACACGAAGCTGCTGCTCTCGTCGGTGCCAGGTGCTGAAGACGACGTTCCGGTTCCGGCTGGCGAGTTGCCCTCGCCACTCAATCCGCCGAGCGGATGCCGTTTCCGCACGCGCTGCCCGTTCGCGACCGAGAAGTGCGCGGCTGATGAGCCCGCCCTCGAAACCATCGCGCCAGACCACCAGATTGCTTGCCACTACGCCCGGGAGTTGATGAACGCATGA
- a CDS encoding AMP-binding protein, which produces MTLFADVVRARANDNKVGLVFEDRSWTWREVIAEACARAEALAEIMPVPEGRQRHLGVLLENVPDYVFWLLAGALNGTAVIGLNASRSATELAADIRNADIDVIITEERLRHLVGDVSDAIGHPVLTIDGDGYAPWLAAHSGAGLPDATIAGTDIALLLFSSGTTGTPKAVIVGQERLGTLVTKVVDRISLRRDSITYLCMPLFHGNAIIMNLAPALVIGATVTLARKFSATRFADDIHRYGITYLNYVGRALSYVLNHPADPRDADSTLELAYGTEASEADIRRFGERFGCVVVEGYGLTEGVFRIGRTPDTPPGSLGRPQEGTDVRVMDENTGEECPRAEFTADGRLANPEAVGQMVAVGLAHLFEGYYHNPEAVADRVRGADFWSGDLGYRDADGWFYFAGRSSDWIRVDGENFASAQVERVLQRAPGVLSAPTFAIADPRTGDLVMCAVEMETGATFDVDAFAAFLGEQPDMGAKWWPAFIRVADKLPLTGSGKMDKAPLRRAAWQSDDDVYMRIGRTPEYRLMSDEDKATLVDEFLAHGRAALLPA; this is translated from the coding sequence ATGACGCTGTTCGCAGATGTTGTTCGAGCACGCGCCAACGACAACAAGGTCGGCCTCGTCTTTGAAGACCGATCCTGGACATGGCGTGAGGTTATCGCCGAGGCGTGTGCGCGCGCGGAGGCACTGGCCGAAATCATGCCGGTACCAGAAGGGCGCCAACGCCACCTCGGAGTTCTCCTGGAGAACGTGCCTGACTATGTGTTTTGGCTCCTCGCCGGCGCATTGAACGGCACAGCCGTGATTGGGCTCAATGCGAGCCGTTCTGCCACGGAGCTTGCCGCCGATATTCGCAATGCCGATATCGACGTGATCATCACCGAGGAGCGGCTGCGCCACCTTGTTGGCGACGTCAGCGACGCGATTGGTCACCCCGTTCTCACGATCGACGGCGACGGATATGCGCCCTGGCTTGCTGCGCACAGCGGGGCGGGCCTGCCAGATGCGACGATAGCGGGCACAGACATTGCGCTGTTGCTGTTCAGCTCCGGAACCACGGGCACGCCGAAGGCAGTGATCGTTGGGCAGGAGCGCCTTGGCACGCTCGTCACGAAGGTCGTCGACCGCATTTCGTTGCGCCGTGACAGCATCACCTATCTCTGCATGCCGCTGTTCCACGGCAATGCGATCATTATGAACCTGGCGCCCGCGCTCGTGATTGGTGCCACGGTCACGCTTGCTCGCAAGTTCAGTGCCACCCGCTTCGCGGATGATATTCACCGCTACGGCATCACGTACCTCAACTACGTGGGCCGCGCGCTTTCGTATGTGCTCAACCACCCAGCTGACCCGCGTGACGCCGACTCGACACTCGAGCTGGCATACGGAACCGAGGCTTCCGAGGCCGACATCCGCCGCTTTGGTGAGCGCTTTGGTTGTGTCGTGGTGGAAGGCTACGGACTCACCGAAGGCGTCTTCCGCATTGGCCGCACGCCCGACACCCCGCCTGGTTCGCTCGGTCGCCCCCAGGAGGGAACGGATGTGCGCGTCATGGACGAGAACACGGGTGAGGAATGCCCGCGCGCAGAGTTCACCGCTGACGGACGCCTCGCCAATCCGGAGGCTGTCGGACAGATGGTGGCCGTTGGCCTCGCGCATCTCTTCGAGGGGTACTATCACAACCCCGAAGCCGTCGCCGATCGCGTTCGCGGTGCCGACTTCTGGTCAGGCGATCTTGGTTATCGCGATGCCGATGGCTGGTTCTACTTCGCCGGACGCTCATCCGACTGGATTCGTGTTGACGGCGAAAACTTCGCCTCGGCGCAGGTCGAGCGCGTCCTTCAGCGTGCACCCGGTGTGCTGTCTGCGCCGACATTTGCCATCGCAGACCCGCGCACAGGTGACCTCGTGATGTGCGCAGTAGAGATGGAGACCGGTGCGACGTTCGACGTCGATGCGTTCGCCGCTTTCCTCGGTGAACAACCCGACATGGGGGCAAAGTGGTGGCCGGCGTTCATTCGCGTCGCCGACAAACTTCCGCTCACGGGCAGCGGCAAGATGGACAAGGCTCCGCTTCGCCGTGCTGCCTGGCAGTCTGACGACGACGTGTACATGCGCATCGGACGTACACCCGAGTACCGCCTGATGTCGGACGAAGACAAGGCCACTCTGGTTGACGAGTTCCTCGCGCACGGCCGCGCCGCGCTGCTGCCCGCCTAA
- a CDS encoding enoyl-CoA hydratase/isomerase family protein: MPRTPALSRSQLVGANARMRGHGATMGAHNKGVQMRWEWITLTQENAVALVTLNRPATLNAMTAEFGDQFREAVTSAVAGGARAIVVAGSERAFSVGADRAVFTAPVTTRSTPSGWLCLHDAGVPSIAAVSGHAIGGGFELALSCDLIVADPSARFSLPEVSLGIIPGMGGLQYVARAAGTMVARDMVLTGRVVGAAEAATLGLISRVAEPGTVIDTALAVADRIANQPVAAVAAAREAASLVTLALPDALRAEQHLLQSLRAGSAPA; the protein is encoded by the coding sequence ATGCCCCGCACCCCCGCATTGTCGCGCTCTCAGCTGGTGGGAGCGAACGCGCGAATGCGTGGCCATGGCGCGACGATGGGTGCACATAACAAGGGAGTTCAGATGCGCTGGGAATGGATTACGCTCACGCAGGAGAACGCGGTCGCGCTCGTGACGTTGAATCGTCCGGCGACGCTGAATGCGATGACGGCGGAGTTTGGTGATCAGTTCCGCGAGGCCGTCACCAGCGCTGTTGCTGGCGGTGCCCGCGCGATTGTGGTCGCCGGTTCAGAGCGCGCTTTTAGTGTAGGAGCTGACCGGGCCGTGTTTACGGCACCGGTGACGACGCGCTCCACACCGTCAGGTTGGCTCTGTCTGCACGATGCCGGTGTGCCGTCGATTGCAGCGGTCTCGGGTCACGCGATTGGTGGCGGCTTCGAGCTCGCGCTTTCGTGTGATCTGATCGTGGCTGATCCGAGCGCTCGGTTCTCACTGCCCGAGGTTTCACTCGGCATCATTCCCGGAATGGGCGGACTGCAGTATGTGGCGCGAGCGGCCGGAACCATGGTCGCGCGGGACATGGTGCTCACCGGTCGCGTCGTGGGTGCGGCAGAAGCAGCAACGCTCGGCCTCATCTCGCGCGTCGCGGAGCCGGGAACCGTCATCGATACCGCCCTCGCGGTCGCTGACCGCATCGCAAACCAGCCCGTCGCCGCGGTTGCCGCCGCTCGCGAAGCCGCCTCGCTGGTCACCCTGGCACTGCCGGACGCACTGCGCGCCGAACAGCACCTCCTGCAGTCCCTGCGCGCGGGTTCAGCCCCCGCCTAG
- a CDS encoding steroid 3-ketoacyl-CoA thiolase, whose amino-acid sequence MARPVIIDAIRTPYGKRGGQLSGIHAVDLLSTIQKAALDRVGLAPDEIDEVIGGCVTQAGEQSNNIARFAWLNAGFPTQTGGTTIDAQCGSGQQAVHLVAAQIAAGMSEVGLACGIEVMSRVPLQSNLADGQFGYPRTPTWSVDLPAQYEGADRIAENRGFTREQLDEFGVRSQQRAARAWDAGYFDRQVVPVTLADGTVVSRDGGLRETSMAGLSGLKSIRDGGLHTAGTSSQLTDGATAAVLMSEQRANAAGLEPRGYILAQCLIGGEPKYLLDGPVQAAERLLQQSGLSIDDIDIFEVNEAFAAVPMSVAKVHGIDHDRLNVNGGAIALGHPVGSTGIRLIANVLDELERRGGRYGMILTCAGGAMAAGTLIERAR is encoded by the coding sequence ATGGCACGCCCTGTCATCATCGACGCTATTCGTACGCCCTACGGCAAGCGAGGCGGACAACTTAGCGGCATTCACGCGGTGGATCTGCTCTCCACCATTCAAAAGGCAGCGCTCGACCGTGTTGGCCTCGCGCCCGACGAGATCGACGAAGTCATTGGCGGCTGCGTGACGCAGGCCGGCGAGCAGTCCAACAACATCGCGCGATTTGCCTGGCTCAACGCGGGCTTCCCGACGCAGACCGGCGGCACCACGATCGACGCGCAGTGTGGTTCCGGTCAGCAGGCAGTGCACCTCGTTGCCGCACAGATCGCCGCCGGAATGAGCGAAGTCGGCCTCGCGTGCGGTATTGAAGTGATGAGCCGCGTGCCGCTGCAGTCCAACCTGGCTGACGGCCAGTTTGGTTACCCCCGCACGCCCACGTGGTCGGTCGACCTCCCCGCGCAGTACGAGGGCGCCGACCGGATCGCCGAAAACCGCGGATTCACCCGTGAGCAACTGGACGAATTTGGTGTGCGCTCGCAGCAGCGTGCCGCCCGTGCGTGGGACGCCGGATACTTTGACCGCCAGGTTGTGCCTGTCACGCTCGCCGACGGAACCGTGGTGTCGCGTGACGGCGGACTCCGCGAAACCAGCATGGCTGGGCTCAGCGGGCTTAAGTCCATCCGCGACGGTGGACTGCACACGGCAGGAACGTCATCGCAGCTCACCGACGGCGCGACGGCCGCCGTGCTCATGAGCGAGCAGCGCGCGAACGCGGCGGGGCTGGAGCCGCGCGGCTACATTCTCGCGCAGTGCCTGATCGGTGGCGAGCCCAAGTATCTGCTCGACGGACCGGTGCAGGCTGCCGAGCGCCTGTTGCAGCAGTCCGGCCTGAGCATCGATGACATCGACATCTTCGAAGTGAACGAAGCGTTTGCCGCCGTACCGATGTCGGTCGCGAAGGTACACGGTATCGATCACGATCGCCTCAACGTCAACGGCGGTGCGATTGCACTCGGCCACCCGGTCGGCTCTACAGGTATTCGACTGATCGCCAACGTGCTCGACGAGCTCGAGCGTCGTGGTGGTCGCTACGGCATGATTCTCACGTGTGCTGGCGGCGCGATGGCAGCAGGCACCCTGATCGAGCGTGCACGATGA
- a CDS encoding SDR family NAD(P)-dependent oxidoreductase produces the protein MTAGLSGRIAVVTGAGRMRSIGRGIAQHLAHAGVDVVLIGTGREPARGAEEIAADWRDIESVADDVRAAGARALTVTADISDEASVNDIFQRVIAEWGSAPTILVNNAAASRGSDRVSVAELDVAEWDTVMRVNLRGTFLMSRAFVRLVPDGTPAGIINISSIGGKLSGPFTAAYSASKAAIQSLTSSMAKELGARGIRVNAICPGVVDTSRLGDRTPEQWAEYVSATIPMARMGAPDDIADAALFLLSDAASWVTGQSLNVDGGQLTIR, from the coding sequence ATGACGGCCGGACTCAGCGGCCGTATCGCGGTCGTTACCGGGGCAGGACGCATGCGTTCCATCGGCCGCGGCATCGCCCAACACCTCGCCCACGCTGGCGTTGACGTGGTGCTCATCGGCACCGGACGCGAACCTGCCCGGGGCGCGGAAGAGATCGCCGCCGACTGGCGTGACATCGAGTCGGTCGCCGACGACGTTCGCGCCGCCGGTGCGCGGGCTCTCACCGTGACCGCAGACATCTCAGACGAAGCATCGGTCAACGACATCTTCCAACGAGTCATTGCTGAGTGGGGGAGCGCCCCCACGATCCTGGTGAACAATGCGGCGGCCTCGCGAGGTTCTGACCGCGTCAGCGTTGCTGAGCTTGACGTCGCGGAATGGGACACGGTGATGCGTGTCAACCTGCGTGGCACCTTCTTGATGAGCCGTGCGTTCGTGCGCCTGGTTCCCGATGGCACCCCTGCAGGCATCATCAATATCTCGTCCATCGGCGGCAAGCTCTCTGGCCCCTTCACCGCCGCATATTCGGCATCGAAGGCGGCGATTCAGTCACTCACGTCGTCGATGGCGAAAGAGCTTGGCGCCCGCGGCATCCGTGTGAACGCGATCTGCCCGGGTGTCGTTGACACGTCCCGCCTTGGTGACCGCACTCCCGAGCAGTGGGCCGAGTACGTTTCAGCCACGATTCCGATGGCGCGAATGGGCGCGCCCGATGACATTGCCGATGCTGCGCTGTTCTTGCTGAGCGACGCGGCCAGCTGGGTCACCGGCCAGTCGCTTAACGTCGACGGCGGACAACTCACAATTCGATGA
- a CDS encoding class I adenylate-forming enzyme family protein → MTSPRTKEDIFAELTAPDSLFEVRTETVLGHPSQVFHNLTTTLGGVLEESARYGDAEYLVAGDLRLSYLEHRDWARATAALLRDRHGVVKGDRVMILGHNGPEWLLAFWAITSLGAIAVAGNSMGVGSELEHQISLTEPVVVLADRDLQERLASCDVEGEHIVSLEQTVAYARTQYPDAQAITADVGLDDPAVIIFTSGTTGRPKGSVHSHRNVVTAAWFHLFSDAMIRAMGMERPRRTYLLVSPLFHIASLHNLAVARIVTGDRVVMSLGKFSVSNILQLIESERITNWGAVPTMIARVLAEDTSAYDLTSLRTLTVNSAPSSPTLKAAFRERFPWLAGSFSTTYGLTESSSAATVGTPAMLEADPESVGTPIVTMEVEIRGDDGTVKPDGEEGEVFLRGALVMMGYYGMGERGGIDENGWFGTGDIGRIEGGELRLRSRRSDLIIRGAQNVYPAEVENALAAHPEIEESIVFGVDDEEWGQEVAAIIVLTPESTLTIDDIVAHLEQRLARYKRPTFIRLRAEPLLRNATGKVIRKDPLLVVTAEDRVA, encoded by the coding sequence ATGACGTCACCCCGCACCAAGGAAGACATCTTCGCGGAACTCACGGCACCCGATTCGCTCTTCGAGGTGCGCACCGAGACAGTGCTCGGGCACCCTTCGCAGGTCTTTCACAACCTCACCACGACGCTCGGCGGTGTGCTGGAAGAATCCGCGCGCTACGGCGACGCGGAATATCTCGTCGCGGGCGATCTGCGCCTGAGCTATCTGGAGCACCGGGACTGGGCGCGCGCAACGGCCGCGCTGTTGCGCGATCGCCATGGCGTGGTGAAGGGCGACCGCGTCATGATTCTCGGCCACAACGGCCCGGAATGGTTGCTGGCGTTCTGGGCGATAACGTCGCTCGGTGCGATTGCCGTTGCAGGCAACTCGATGGGGGTGGGCAGCGAACTGGAACACCAGATCAGCCTCACCGAGCCCGTCGTCGTGCTCGCTGACCGCGACCTCCAGGAGCGGCTGGCTTCGTGTGACGTCGAGGGGGAGCACATCGTGTCGCTTGAGCAGACGGTTGCTTACGCTCGCACCCAATACCCTGATGCGCAGGCGATCACGGCCGACGTTGGCCTCGATGACCCGGCCGTCATCATTTTCACTTCAGGCACGACGGGGCGCCCCAAAGGTTCCGTGCACTCGCACCGTAACGTCGTGACGGCAGCGTGGTTCCACCTCTTTAGCGATGCGATGATTCGCGCTATGGGTATGGAGCGCCCGCGCCGTACCTACCTCCTGGTGTCACCGCTGTTTCACATTGCCTCGTTGCACAACCTTGCTGTCGCGCGCATCGTGACGGGCGACCGCGTGGTGATGAGTCTTGGAAAGTTCTCCGTTTCGAACATTTTGCAACTCATCGAGTCAGAACGCATCACCAACTGGGGTGCGGTGCCGACGATGATTGCGCGCGTGCTCGCCGAAGATACGTCGGCGTACGACCTCACGTCGTTGCGTACCCTGACCGTCAACTCGGCGCCGTCAAGCCCCACTCTGAAGGCGGCGTTCCGCGAACGCTTCCCGTGGCTCGCAGGCTCTTTCAGCACGACCTACGGCCTCACAGAGTCGTCATCTGCGGCAACCGTCGGCACGCCGGCAATGCTGGAAGCCGATCCGGAGTCGGTCGGAACGCCCATCGTCACGATGGAAGTTGAAATCCGCGGCGATGACGGAACCGTTAAGCCGGACGGCGAAGAGGGAGAAGTTTTCCTGCGTGGCGCGTTGGTGATGATGGGTTACTACGGCATGGGTGAGCGTGGCGGCATTGACGAAAACGGCTGGTTTGGTACCGGCGACATCGGACGCATCGAGGGCGGCGAGTTGCGCTTGCGTAGCCGACGGTCGGATCTCATCATTCGCGGTGCCCAGAACGTCTACCCCGCCGAAGTCGAGAACGCGCTTGCCGCACACCCGGAGATCGAGGAGTCGATCGTTTTTGGTGTGGACGATGAGGAGTGGGGCCAGGAGGTCGCGGCCATCATCGTGCTGACCCCGGAATCGACGCTCACGATCGACGATATTGTGGCTCATCTGGAGCAACGATTGGCCCGCTATAAGCGGCCCACCTTCATTCGACTGCGTGCCGAGCCATTGCTGCGTAACGCAACGGGCAAGGTGATCCGCAAAGACCCACTGCTGGTTGTCACAGCGGAGGACCGGGTGGCGTAG
- a CDS encoding AMP-binding protein, which produces MATTPPPPLAPHSALHEHATTAELLIRALSQNPDAVALTIGDLTLTRAEMARRISQFAQEFAGRGIGPGTPVAILAKSTADALLAQFAAQTRGARLTLLSASASTEDLAFILDDAEIEVLIVDAGAFGDTITTLNWERRSRCQILTLGAAAVGDDVAHASRAHTPTPLSFAGRGPEGMSSIAYTGGTTGRPKGVIGTFTSAATLIQIQLSEWEWPNRPTLLLTTPLTHAGGTFVLPALLRGGRVIVLPTFHAATVLETIERERVDTMFVVPTMLYALLNAPGSFDTSSLTTVYYGAAPILPARLASAIARFGPVFFQFYGQTECGMTIAVLKREEHTPNRLTTCGRPVPWLDVALLDSDGARVATGEVGEVCVRGPLVAAGYWNRPEQTAETFRGEWLHTGDLGRFDADGYLTLVDRSKDVIISGGFNVYSAEVETVIAALPSVADVAVVGVPHEYWGESVTALVVPASGSRVDADALVRIVRERRGAVHAPKDVVFVDVLPKTPLGKVDKAAARRLAASLLAAPHQPDVGTIAGVAN; this is translated from the coding sequence GTGGCAACGACGCCTCCGCCTCCTTTAGCTCCGCACTCCGCTCTTCACGAGCACGCAACGACTGCCGAGCTTCTCATCCGTGCGCTGAGTCAGAACCCCGACGCGGTCGCCCTCACGATCGGCGACCTCACCCTCACGCGCGCCGAGATGGCGCGGCGTATAAGCCAGTTCGCGCAAGAGTTCGCGGGCCGCGGCATCGGGCCAGGAACCCCGGTCGCTATCCTCGCCAAGAGCACGGCCGATGCGCTGCTCGCGCAGTTCGCTGCGCAGACGCGGGGTGCGCGCCTCACCCTGCTGTCTGCATCGGCCTCCACCGAAGACCTCGCCTTCATTCTCGACGACGCTGAGATTGAGGTGCTCATCGTTGATGCGGGCGCTTTCGGCGACACCATCACGACGCTGAACTGGGAGCGCCGCAGCCGCTGCCAGATTCTGACGCTCGGCGCAGCCGCCGTCGGAGATGACGTCGCACACGCATCGCGAGCGCACACGCCAACGCCGCTGTCATTCGCCGGGCGTGGCCCAGAAGGCATGAGTTCGATTGCCTACACGGGCGGAACCACGGGGCGCCCGAAGGGTGTGATCGGAACCTTCACATCGGCTGCGACGCTGATTCAGATTCAGCTGAGTGAGTGGGAATGGCCGAACCGGCCCACCCTGCTCCTGACAACGCCCCTCACGCACGCAGGCGGAACCTTCGTGTTGCCTGCCCTGCTGCGTGGCGGCCGGGTCATCGTGCTCCCCACCTTCCACGCGGCGACCGTCCTCGAGACGATTGAGCGCGAGCGCGTTGACACCATGTTTGTCGTGCCGACCATGTTGTACGCGCTGTTGAACGCTCCCGGTAGCTTCGACACGTCGTCGTTGACCACGGTCTACTACGGTGCTGCGCCCATTCTGCCTGCCCGGCTTGCGAGCGCGATCGCACGATTCGGTCCGGTCTTCTTCCAGTTCTACGGGCAGACCGAATGCGGCATGACAATCGCCGTGCTGAAACGCGAAGAGCACACTCCCAACCGGCTCACGACGTGCGGGCGGCCAGTGCCGTGGCTCGACGTTGCACTCCTGGACTCCGATGGCGCTCGTGTGGCAACGGGCGAGGTCGGCGAAGTCTGCGTGCGTGGCCCGCTTGTCGCCGCTGGCTACTGGAACCGCCCGGAACAGACCGCGGAGACGTTCCGTGGCGAGTGGCTGCACACGGGAGACCTTGGCCGCTTCGATGCAGACGGCTACCTCACCCTCGTCGACCGTTCGAAAGACGTCATCATTTCTGGTGGCTTCAATGTGTATTCCGCAGAGGTGGAAACCGTGATCGCCGCGCTGCCGAGCGTGGCTGATGTGGCCGTCGTGGGTGTGCCCCACGAGTACTGGGGCGAATCTGTCACTGCACTCGTGGTTCCGGCATCCGGTTCTCGCGTTGATGCGGACGCGCTTGTGCGAATCGTTCGTGAGCGCCGCGGTGCTGTGCACGCGCCTAAGGACGTCGTCTTCGTCGATGTCCTCCCTAAGACCCCGCTCGGCAAGGTCGACAAGGCTGCCGCACGGCGCCTTGCCGCATCGCTGCTTGCGGCACCCCACCAACCGGATGTCGGCACTATTGCCGGCGTCGCCAATTGA
- a CDS encoding IclR family transcriptional regulator — protein sequence MTQRTLPFDEDVELDDAHADSRSSVIERVSDILDAFSKSPDRLLLSDLTEMTGLPRSTAFRLLTQLVDVGWVQRDRRGYRLGQRMIAVGKNHGNHGLIREASAQTLQDLHEATGLYIHLGVMEGTSLIHYLDRVGSMKGVSFPPSRVGFRYPVERTAAGRSILSTLDPETADAILAHRETEADIDMGEVRSAVAIARRRSGVAAIQGGLEWTKVNSVGAPILGPDGPVAAIAVAGQNLQIQPLIPLVLVAARRVSAELYPRWFEERQRQAQRRRRTA from the coding sequence ATGACACAGCGCACCCTGCCCTTCGACGAAGATGTCGAACTGGATGATGCTCACGCCGACTCGCGCTCGAGCGTTATCGAACGCGTTTCGGACATTCTTGACGCGTTTAGCAAGAGCCCCGACCGCCTGCTGCTGAGTGATCTCACCGAGATGACAGGGCTGCCACGGTCGACGGCGTTCCGTCTGCTCACCCAGCTCGTTGACGTGGGCTGGGTACAGCGTGATCGCCGCGGCTACCGTCTCGGGCAGCGCATGATTGCCGTCGGTAAGAATCACGGCAACCACGGACTCATTCGTGAGGCGTCCGCACAGACGTTGCAAGATTTACACGAAGCGACCGGACTGTATATTCACCTGGGCGTGATGGAGGGGACGAGCCTCATTCACTACCTCGACAGGGTCGGTTCGATGAAGGGTGTGAGCTTTCCACCGTCGCGCGTTGGGTTCCGCTACCCGGTCGAGCGCACGGCTGCCGGCCGGTCGATTCTCTCCACGCTTGACCCCGAGACCGCAGACGCCATCCTCGCGCACCGTGAAACCGAGGCGGATATCGATATGGGTGAAGTACGTTCCGCCGTCGCGATCGCACGTCGTCGATCCGGCGTCGCGGCCATTCAGGGCGGCCTGGAATGGACCAAGGTGAACTCGGTGGGCGCACCGATTCTGGGGCCGGATGGGCCTGTCGCTGCGATCGCCGTGGCCGGTCAGAACCTGCAGATTCAGCCGCTTATTCCGCTCGTACTTGTCGCTGCCCGTCGCGTCAGCGCAGAACTGTACCCGCGCTGGTTTGAGGAGCGTCAGCGTCAGGCGCAGCGTCGTCGCCGCACTGCGTAG